The Coleofasciculus sp. FACHB-1120 genome has a segment encoding these proteins:
- a CDS encoding response regulator transcription factor produces MKPSLRILLVEDDELFRLGLRMRLQQAGLEVVGEAVDGETAVELTNCYLPDVVLLDVGLPGLGGVEACRQIKQQHPELPILVLTSHSQKSLIERLIAAGAQGYCLKGIEAEVLILALRSVATGASWWDQAVTAEIRAVFGDIPTLTSSNSSKISVPLANLLTSREQEILALIAAGKTNQEIAELLHIALGTVRVHVHAILQKLEVRDRTQAAILAIQRGLVAADLLLRE; encoded by the coding sequence ATGAAACCTTCGCTGCGGATTTTGTTGGTGGAAGATGATGAACTGTTTCGCTTGGGACTGCGGATGCGGTTGCAACAGGCAGGGTTAGAAGTTGTTGGAGAAGCGGTTGATGGCGAAACCGCTGTGGAATTGACGAATTGCTATTTACCAGATGTAGTGTTACTGGATGTGGGACTACCTGGTTTGGGAGGCGTTGAAGCGTGTCGCCAAATCAAACAGCAGCATCCAGAACTGCCCATCCTAGTTTTAACCTCTCATTCCCAAAAATCCTTGATTGAGCGACTGATTGCTGCCGGTGCCCAAGGCTATTGTCTCAAAGGGATTGAAGCCGAGGTGTTAATTTTGGCGTTACGTTCAGTGGCAACAGGAGCCTCGTGGTGGGATCAAGCTGTTACAGCAGAAATACGCGCCGTATTTGGCGATATACCGACACTCACTTCATCCAATTCATCAAAGATATCTGTGCCATTGGCAAATCTCCTCACGAGTCGGGAACAGGAAATTTTGGCACTAATTGCCGCCGGTAAGACTAATCAAGAAATTGCCGAACTTCTGCACATTGCGCTAGGCACCGTGAGGGTTCACGTCCACGCTATTTTACAAAAGCTGGAGGTACGCGATCGCACTCAAGCCGCCATCTTGGCAATTCAAAGAGGATTAGTAGCCGCAGATTTGTTACTACGAGAATAA
- a CDS encoding HAMP domain-containing sensor histidine kinase has translation MRWLIAGAFAVLILLEFSTPPSYVFGYLYIGPILLTNSRLSHPATLILTLSAASLTILNLFSPALEAIQPSTVANRLIAVIALAVTCWLLHRNQRYEEAMQRQQTQLRAQQQLASIREDFASTLTHDLKTPLLGAIETIKSFQLGHFGACTHQQQKVLAMMVRSHTSTLHLVETLLDVYRNDTKGLKLVLSPVNLVTLAEEAIATLTDLASSRRVYITLSHGLTDFRRFLWVNGDALQLQRVFINLLTNGINHSPRGGKVEVILEYHADSQIVKILDNGQGITEEELPYLFERFYQGHSDRIATGSGLGLYLTRQIIEAHGGTIWAENQEPRGAMFCFRLPPHLVQIEN, from the coding sequence ATGCGTTGGCTAATTGCAGGGGCATTTGCTGTCTTGATTCTGCTGGAGTTTTCCACACCTCCATCCTATGTATTTGGCTACCTCTATATCGGGCCAATTTTACTGACGAATTCGCGCTTGAGTCACCCCGCAACCCTTATACTTACCCTTTCTGCTGCTAGTCTAACTATCTTAAATTTGTTTTCTCCCGCTCTTGAAGCGATCCAACCGTCAACAGTAGCAAACCGATTGATTGCAGTGATAGCGTTGGCGGTGACTTGCTGGTTGCTGCATCGCAACCAGCGTTATGAAGAGGCAATGCAGAGACAACAAACTCAATTGCGAGCGCAACAACAACTGGCAAGTATTCGTGAAGATTTTGCCTCTACTTTGACACACGATCTCAAAACTCCTTTGTTAGGCGCAATTGAAACGATTAAATCTTTCCAATTAGGGCACTTTGGTGCTTGTACGCATCAGCAACAAAAAGTTTTGGCAATGATGGTTCGTTCTCACACTTCGACATTACATCTAGTGGAGACGCTGTTGGATGTCTATCGTAACGATACCAAAGGGCTAAAACTGGTGCTTTCGCCCGTGAATCTAGTTACTTTAGCAGAGGAAGCGATCGCTACATTGACAGATTTAGCTTCTTCGCGTCGGGTGTATATTACTCTCAGTCATGGTTTAACCGATTTTCGCCGCTTTTTGTGGGTGAATGGAGATGCCTTGCAATTACAGCGAGTCTTCATAAATTTACTCACTAATGGCATTAATCATTCCCCGCGTGGCGGTAAGGTAGAAGTCATACTGGAGTACCATGCTGATTCTCAAATTGTGAAAATTCTCGATAATGGGCAGGGCATCACAGAAGAAGAGTTACCCTATCTATTTGAGCGATTTTACCAAGGACATAGCGATCGCATTGCCACAGGATCTGGGCTGGGTTTATATCTGACTCGTCAGATTATTGAAGCGCACGGCGGTACAATTTGGGCAGAAAACCAGGAACCACGCGGGGCAATGTTTTGCTTCCGATTGCCTCCCCACTTAGTGCAAATTGAAAATTAA